In the genome of Terriglobia bacterium, the window CCGCTTCGCCCAACAAACGACAGCCGACCCGAACAACGTGCTCCCCGATGACAAGAGGGTTACGGCCGTGGAAGGACTCTACGATGCCAGGATCAGCCAGATTGCGATAGAAAAGAAGATCGAGCTGGCAAAGACCCTTGAAAAGCTGGCCATGAAGGACAGCCGGATCACCAAGAGCGCGGGATCCGGGTACTCTGAGTCGGAAGGGGAAATCTTCCTCGCCAACTCCAACGGTTTATCGAAGAGCTACAAGGTGTCGGGTTGTTCCTTGGGGGTCTCCGTGGTTGCGGAGAAAGGGGATCAGAAGTCGTCCGGGGATGAATCCTGCTCCCGGCGCTTCTTCGCCGATCTTAAGACGCCCGAGGAGATTGCAGCCAAGGCGGCCCGCAAGGCTTACGAGCTGCTTGATCCCCGCATGGTCAAAACCCAGAGGGCTGCGGTGGTCTTCGATCCCGATGTGGCCGGAGCCCTTCTAGGCGGAATCCTGGCAGCTGTGAATGGGGAGCGCGTGCTCCAGGGGGCCAGCTTTCTCGGAGCCAGGATGAATCAGAAGATCGCATCAGCGCTTCTGACCATCATCGACGACGGCACCCGCGCTCGAGGCCTGGCAAGCCGGCCCTTTGACGGCGAAGGGGTCCCCACGCAGAAGCGCACCATTGTGGACCTGGGAGTGTTGAAAGCGTTCATGTACAACACCACCACCGCGCGCAGGGCAGGTGTGCAGACCACCGGCAACGCCTCCAGAGGAGGCTTTACCAGCGTGCCGGGCATCGGACCCCACAATTTTTACGCCGCAGCCGGGGCCAGTTCCCGCAAAGACATCATCGCCTCGACCCAGAAGGGACTGCTGCTGACCGAGGTCACCGGATATGGGATCAATCCCGTGAACGGAGATTTCAGCGGCGGCGCTTCCGGCTTCTGGATCGAAGGAGGCAAAATTGCCTTCCCTGTCAAAGGACTCACGATCGCTGGCAGAGCGG includes:
- a CDS encoding TldD/PmbA family protein; translated protein: MDYKALSEQLVQTCLKKGADSAEVYVQTGRRLSIEVRKGEIETVQEASSQGIGFRIFAKGKMAFASCNDFDAAATASAIESAVRFAQQTTADPNNVLPDDKRVTAVEGLYDARISQIAIEKKIELAKTLEKLAMKDSRITKSAGSGYSESEGEIFLANSNGLSKSYKVSGCSLGVSVVAEKGDQKSSGDESCSRRFFADLKTPEEIAAKAARKAYELLDPRMVKTQRAAVVFDPDVAGALLGGILAAVNGERVLQGASFLGARMNQKIASALLTIIDDGTRARGLASRPFDGEGVPTQKRTIVDLGVLKAFMYNTTTARRAGVQTTGNASRGGFTSVPGIGPHNFYAAAGASSRKDIIASTQKGLLLTEVTGYGINPVNGDFSGGASGFWIEGGKIAFPVKGLTIAGRADEMLNGIDMMGDDLDLNRGMTAPTFRVREMQIGGE